Proteins co-encoded in one Nitrospira sp. genomic window:
- the ftcD gene encoding glutamate formimidoyltransferase, translating to MDQLVECVPNFSEGRDQGTVHALIDAVTSTADVTLLDHSMDTDHHRSVLTFCGPPDAIVEAAFRAVRLATELIDLRTHVGVHPRIGATDVVPFIPIRGTTMEDCVQLAKRLGERVGRELEIPVFLYERAAGHADHAPLESVRRGGLEGLAFRMESDPDWIPDFGPPRLHERAGAIAIGARPPLIAYNVNLCSRDVEQARSIARAVRHSSGGLPSIKAIGVALSSRGMVQVAINVTDYLVTPILTVFQRVKTEAATRNIDVAGSELIGLAPQAALDQAAAVSLQLDRLDSSQVLETRIAEAMRSKHEPAHPLSHFLAAVADAKPAPAGGSVTAFVGALAASLGVMGARLAGQSDREQRLLELSRQLHQLVQTDAEAYNGLMDAYKIPKHHPDRHQVILIALQRATEVPLEITELSCEVARLLYALREGAKPTIHSDLTVGLTLVIAAAKAGLITVHTNTNMQENHKLIHSIRLRIVKATESLEELRVLC from the coding sequence CCTTCTGTGGCCCCCCGGACGCAATCGTTGAAGCTGCATTTCGTGCCGTTCGGCTCGCGACTGAACTCATTGACCTACGGACACATGTCGGCGTACACCCCCGGATAGGAGCGACGGATGTGGTGCCGTTTATCCCAATCAGGGGTACGACAATGGAGGACTGCGTCCAGCTTGCAAAGCGACTAGGAGAACGAGTGGGGCGTGAGCTGGAAATCCCCGTTTTCTTGTACGAACGTGCCGCGGGCCATGCCGACCACGCTCCATTGGAGTCAGTCAGGCGTGGAGGGCTCGAAGGCCTGGCGTTCCGGATGGAGTCAGACCCCGATTGGATTCCAGACTTCGGTCCCCCTCGACTGCATGAACGCGCGGGAGCAATCGCCATCGGCGCCCGGCCTCCGCTGATCGCCTACAACGTGAACCTCTGCTCGAGGGACGTTGAGCAAGCCCGGTCCATCGCCAGAGCCGTCCGCCACTCAAGCGGCGGGTTGCCCTCTATCAAAGCGATCGGAGTAGCGCTATCCAGTCGCGGTATGGTGCAGGTCGCCATCAATGTGACCGATTACCTCGTGACACCCATTCTGACTGTGTTTCAGCGCGTCAAGACCGAAGCCGCGACACGCAATATAGATGTGGCGGGGAGTGAATTGATCGGCCTTGCTCCTCAAGCGGCATTGGACCAGGCAGCCGCTGTCTCGTTGCAGCTCGATCGATTAGATTCCAGCCAGGTCCTCGAAACTAGAATCGCCGAGGCGATGCGCAGCAAGCACGAACCGGCGCACCCCCTCTCACATTTCCTGGCCGCCGTTGCTGACGCCAAACCAGCGCCAGCCGGTGGCAGCGTCACGGCGTTCGTGGGTGCCCTGGCGGCTTCCTTGGGGGTGATGGGAGCACGCCTCGCTGGACAATCGGACAGAGAACAGCGCTTACTCGAATTGAGCCGGCAGCTCCATCAACTCGTTCAAACAGATGCAGAGGCCTACAATGGGCTGATGGATGCGTACAAGATCCCAAAACACCATCCTGATCGCCATCAGGTGATTTTAATTGCGCTCCAACGGGCTACGGAAGTACCGCTAGAAATCACGGAGCTGTCCTGCGAGGTTGCGCGGTTGCTCTATGCGTTACGCGAGGGAGCAAAGCCGACCATTCACTCAGATCTTACTGTAGGACTGACTCTTGTCATTGCAGCGGCCAAAGCAGGTCTTATTACGGTTCACACAAATACAAATATGCAAGAAAATCATAAACTTATACATTCCATACGGCTCAGAATTGTAAAGGCCACAGAAAGCCTTGAGGAACTCAGGGTGTTGTGCTAG
- a CDS encoding endonuclease III: MRQQQIHAAIRIVKREICRWPEPVVGVVAKESNRDPFPILMSTLLSLRTKDKTTREAGDRLFALARTPATMLELPLKKVEQAIYPVGFYRTKAKSIHHICRRLIDEYGGKVPDSIDELLTLPGVGRKTANLVVTLGFGKPGICVDIHVHRISNRWGYIDTKTPEASEDALRRKLPKQYWIMYNDLLVPYGQNLCLPVSPRCSTCKLADMCDRVGVTKSR, encoded by the coding sequence ATGCGTCAGCAGCAAATCCATGCCGCTATCCGCATAGTCAAGCGAGAGATTTGTCGCTGGCCAGAACCGGTCGTCGGGGTCGTAGCCAAGGAATCAAACCGCGATCCCTTTCCCATCCTCATGTCCACCCTCCTCAGTTTGCGAACCAAAGATAAAACGACAAGGGAAGCCGGCGACCGACTCTTCGCCCTGGCTCGCACACCGGCAACCATGTTAGAGCTGCCGCTGAAGAAGGTCGAACAGGCCATTTACCCGGTCGGGTTCTATCGGACAAAAGCCAAATCGATTCACCACATCTGCCGCCGCCTGATCGATGAGTATGGCGGGAAGGTCCCGGACTCCATTGATGAACTGCTCACCTTACCAGGAGTCGGTCGGAAAACGGCGAATCTGGTGGTGACGCTTGGATTTGGCAAGCCGGGAATCTGTGTAGATATTCACGTCCACCGAATTAGCAATCGATGGGGTTATATCGACACGAAGACACCGGAAGCATCAGAAGATGCCCTCCGGCGCAAGCTCCCGAAACAATACTGGATCATGTACAACGATCTCCTCGTCCCCTATGGGCAGAACCTATGCCTACCGGTTTCACCGCGGTGCAGCACGTGCAAGTTGGCGGACATGTGCGATCGCGTAGGGGTCACGAAATCACGTTAG
- the rpsU gene encoding 30S ribosomal protein S21, which yields MEIKVFNNNVEKALKVAKKKLAGEGLFRELKRRRFYEKPSVRKKAKQREAQRRRQKWLSKRKPE from the coding sequence ATGGAAATCAAGGTCTTCAACAACAACGTTGAAAAAGCACTGAAAGTTGCCAAGAAGAAGCTCGCGGGAGAAGGTCTGTTCCGTGAGCTGAAGCGTCGCCGTTTCTACGAGAAGCCCAGCGTGCGAAAGAAAGCAAAGCAACGCGAAGCTCAACGGCGCCGTCAGAAGTGGTTGTCAAAGCGGAAGCCTGAGTAG